The Acetonema longum DSM 6540 genome has a window encoding:
- the ytxC gene encoding putative sporulation protein YtxC codes for MKLLSLGMTGTTEEIRQKLQQDCNIFAREGCKLSVDELQLGGYTFLSCNIPDGEISYRSYERVKNLLKVYIAQILSDMIIIREEKNIVHDILRQDYEYFSGEEQNQIITKVFDILHNDRIMTEYSLTVRRSRIFTKMLDYLNGHNEMVLDGFIRFRLKEYRQLLASAVEQAVDEFMSDVEYQEFIRILRYFVSMQEPRFGEVHVVVDKNNVVYIFDADGEILNDQDGEQFTVNTQDGTHDQDLLMSALITVAPQMIIFHFASKVKNKELVATVQEVFTERVFVCDGCRICNVDLTPNRKSGSNPVDT; via the coding sequence ATGAAATTGCTTTCTCTGGGCATGACGGGCACAACCGAGGAGATTCGACAAAAGTTGCAGCAGGATTGTAATATATTCGCCCGTGAAGGGTGCAAACTGTCCGTGGATGAACTGCAATTGGGCGGTTATACGTTTTTATCGTGCAACATACCGGACGGAGAGATTTCTTACCGCAGTTATGAGCGGGTCAAGAACCTGTTAAAGGTATATATAGCGCAGATTTTATCAGACATGATTATTATTCGCGAAGAAAAGAATATCGTGCACGATATTCTCCGCCAGGATTATGAATATTTTAGCGGTGAAGAGCAGAATCAGATCATTACGAAGGTCTTTGACATTCTACATAATGATCGTATTATGACGGAGTATAGTCTGACGGTTCGTCGCAGCCGCATCTTTACAAAAATGCTGGACTATCTGAACGGTCATAACGAGATGGTATTAGATGGATTTATCCGGTTCCGGCTGAAAGAGTACCGGCAGTTGCTGGCTTCGGCGGTGGAACAGGCAGTGGATGAATTTATGTCAGATGTGGAATATCAGGAATTTATCCGCATTCTGCGCTATTTTGTCAGTATGCAGGAACCGCGTTTTGGCGAAGTGCATGTGGTAGTGGATAAAAATAATGTGGTGTATATTTTTGATGCAGACGGAGAAATACTTAACGATCAGGACGGAGAACAATTCACGGTGAACACCCAGGACGGAACCCATGACCAGGACTTGTTGATGAGCGCTCTGATTACCGTGGCCCCGCAGATGATTATTTTTCACTTTGCTAGTAAAGTGAAAAATAAGGAATTGGTTGCCACTGTCCAGGAGGTCTTTACCGAACGCGTTTTTGTCTGCGACGGGTGCCGGATTTGTAATGTTGATTTGACCCCTAACCGGAAGAGTGGATCTAATCCTGTTGACACATGA
- a CDS encoding acyl-CoA dehydrogenase family protein — MDFNFTPDQLALKKMTQEFVAKEITPYALQMDHEGHMRPGLVKKMFEAGILDITVPEEYGGPGVDALSIAFVYEELGKGCAGVATSAAANALASYPLVVAGTHEQKELFYSYITDGKLAAFALTEPGAGSDAGAVATTATKDGDHYILNGTKCFITNGGIADVYVIFANTRKSAGIRGLTAFIVERTTPGFSIGKEEEKMGIRASNTCELVLDNVRIPATNRIGREGEGFKIAMKTLDAARPFVGAVSLGLTQAAFDIAVKYSKERQQFGKPIASFQLVQGMIADMAMQLEAARLLVYKACWLKDQNVEYSKESAIAKCFAADTAMKVTTDAVQVLGGYGYSKEYPAEKYMRDAKIMQIYEGTNQIQRLVIANNILY, encoded by the coding sequence AAAAGATGACCCAAGAGTTTGTTGCGAAGGAAATTACGCCTTATGCACTGCAAATGGACCACGAAGGGCATATGAGGCCCGGTTTGGTTAAAAAAATGTTCGAGGCAGGCATCCTGGACATCACCGTGCCGGAAGAATATGGCGGTCCTGGCGTTGATGCTCTTTCTATCGCTTTCGTTTATGAAGAACTGGGCAAGGGTTGCGCCGGCGTTGCCACCTCAGCCGCCGCCAATGCGCTGGCATCGTATCCTCTGGTAGTAGCCGGCACTCATGAGCAAAAAGAATTGTTCTATAGCTATATTACCGACGGCAAACTGGCGGCATTTGCCCTGACCGAGCCTGGAGCGGGTTCTGACGCCGGTGCGGTGGCTACTACCGCGACCAAAGACGGTGACCATTACATATTAAACGGAACCAAGTGCTTTATTACCAATGGCGGCATCGCTGATGTATATGTTATTTTCGCCAATACCCGCAAATCGGCCGGTATCCGCGGCCTGACCGCCTTTATTGTTGAACGCACTACCCCAGGCTTCTCGATCGGCAAAGAAGAAGAAAAAATGGGCATTCGTGCCTCTAATACCTGTGAATTGGTCCTTGACAATGTCCGTATTCCGGCAACCAACCGTATCGGCCGTGAAGGTGAAGGCTTCAAAATTGCCATGAAAACCTTGGACGCCGCCCGCCCTTTCGTAGGTGCCGTATCGCTTGGTCTCACCCAGGCTGCTTTCGATATTGCCGTGAAATATTCCAAAGAGCGCCAGCAATTCGGCAAACCCATCGCCTCGTTCCAACTAGTACAAGGCATGATCGCCGATATGGCCATGCAGCTTGAAGCGGCCCGCCTTTTGGTTTATAAAGCTTGCTGGCTGAAAGACCAAAACGTGGAGTATTCCAAAGAATCCGCTATCGCCAAATGTTTCGCAGCTGACACCGCTATGAAAGTAACTACCGATGCAGTGCAGGTCCTTGGCGGTTACGGCTATTCCAAAGAATACCCCGCCGAGAAATACATGCGCGACGCCAAGATTATGCAGATTTACGAAGGCACCAATCAAATTCAGCGTCTAGTTATCGCCAATAATATCTTATATTAG
- the recJ gene encoding single-stranded-DNA-specific exonuclease RecJ, whose product MSGRCVWKVAPLQDELRKELTGKLDIPEIIAQILINRGVSTVEDAVYFLEAGWDRLVDPGLMKDMDRALDRVVRAVQQQEKITIYGDYDVDGITATSLLYLVLTSLGAQVAYYIPERFGEGYGLNDIALEKLRGDGTQLVITVDCGISAIAEVEKARNFYDIIITDHHEPGEALPTAHSILNPKQRDCPFPHKQLAGVGVAFKLCQGLWQRLGKPNAELYTYLDLVAVGTVADVVPLLGENRVLVKEGLKQIAATANTGLKALLQVSGIKGKVNAGNIGFGIGPRINAAGRLSHALSAVELLTTKDAERAAFLAQQLETENLARRQIEENIRLQADAVVAQMDLAAEKVLVIAGEHWHHGVIGIAASRILDKYYRPTVMISVEDGMGRGSCRSIKGFNMFEALDSCRDILVKFGGHAAAAGFSILPENIGELRRRLNARANQLLTEADYLPVVAIDIPVQLNDISLAFIEKLNILAPFGPGNPAPVLACRDMVITDVRVLGKDRKHLKLKVLHNKCAGEIVFWNQGELAASLPVNSFIAATFFPEINEWQGQSLVQLHASDIKRQGNR is encoded by the coding sequence TTGAGTGGACGCTGTGTCTGGAAAGTGGCTCCTCTGCAGGATGAGTTGCGGAAAGAGCTGACGGGAAAACTGGATATACCGGAGATCATCGCTCAGATACTCATTAATCGTGGGGTCAGTACGGTTGAGGATGCCGTTTATTTTTTAGAAGCCGGATGGGACCGACTGGTCGACCCCGGGCTCATGAAGGATATGGACCGGGCCTTGGATCGGGTGGTCCGGGCCGTTCAACAACAGGAGAAAATTACAATTTATGGGGATTACGATGTGGACGGTATTACTGCCACGTCGCTTTTATATCTGGTGCTGACATCTCTCGGGGCACAGGTGGCTTACTATATCCCTGAACGGTTTGGCGAAGGGTATGGCTTAAATGACATTGCCCTGGAGAAACTTCGTGGGGACGGTACGCAGCTTGTTATTACGGTGGATTGCGGCATTTCGGCTATTGCTGAAGTGGAAAAGGCGCGAAATTTCTATGATATCATCATCACAGATCACCATGAGCCGGGGGAGGCGCTGCCGACGGCGCATTCCATTCTGAACCCCAAGCAGCGGGACTGTCCTTTTCCCCATAAGCAACTGGCAGGAGTCGGGGTAGCGTTTAAACTCTGCCAGGGCCTGTGGCAGCGTTTGGGCAAGCCCAACGCTGAATTGTATACATACCTGGACTTAGTTGCCGTTGGCACGGTAGCGGATGTAGTGCCGCTTTTGGGTGAAAACAGGGTTTTGGTGAAAGAAGGATTAAAGCAGATTGCCGCTACCGCCAACACCGGCTTAAAAGCTTTATTGCAGGTCAGCGGGATCAAGGGGAAAGTAAATGCCGGCAACATCGGCTTTGGCATTGGTCCCAGGATCAATGCCGCGGGAAGGTTAAGTCACGCCCTGTCGGCGGTGGAGCTTTTGACCACTAAAGATGCGGAACGGGCCGCCTTTTTGGCACAGCAGCTGGAGACCGAAAATCTGGCCCGGCGCCAGATCGAGGAAAATATCCGTTTGCAGGCTGATGCTGTCGTGGCTCAAATGGATCTGGCGGCAGAGAAGGTTCTGGTCATTGCCGGTGAACACTGGCATCACGGCGTGATTGGCATTGCCGCATCCCGCATTCTGGATAAATACTACCGGCCTACGGTTATGATCAGTGTGGAGGATGGTATGGGGCGGGGATCCTGCCGCAGTATTAAAGGATTCAATATGTTTGAAGCCCTGGATAGCTGCCGTGATATTCTGGTCAAATTCGGCGGACATGCCGCCGCTGCCGGATTCTCCATCCTGCCGGAAAACATAGGCGAATTGCGCCGTCGGTTGAATGCACGCGCCAATCAGTTATTGACCGAAGCAGACTACCTGCCTGTGGTTGCTATTGATATCCCCGTCCAGCTTAACGATATCAGCCTTGCCTTTATCGAAAAGCTGAACATACTGGCGCCGTTCGGGCCGGGAAATCCGGCTCCGGTACTAGCCTGCCGCGATATGGTCATTACGGATGTGCGAGTTTTGGGAAAGGACCGCAAGCATCTGAAGCTGAAGGTGCTTCACAATAAATGCGCCGGCGAGATTGTATTTTGGAACCAAGGGGAACTGGCTGCTTCATTGCCGGTCAACAGTTTCATTGCCGCTACTTTTTTCCCGGAAATCAATGAGTGGCAAGGTCAATCCCTGGTGCAGCTGCATGCATCAGATATTAAACGCCAAGGGAACCGTTGA
- the queC gene encoding 7-cyano-7-deazaguanine synthase QueC, whose amino-acid sequence MANTKHEGAMVVFSGGQDSTTCLFWAMERFQPVTAITFNYNQRHKAEIECAQEICRDLGVEQTILDMALLNQLTANALTRSEIEVKAGAGGTLPSTFVDGRNLLFLSFAAIAAKQKGLRHIITGVCETDFSGYPDCRDMFVKSLNVTLNLAMDYQFVLHTPLMWINKAQTWAMADQLGRLEYVRKNTLTCYNGIMGDGCGECPACQLRNKGLVQYLEQKGK is encoded by the coding sequence ATGGCCAATACAAAACATGAAGGCGCTATGGTGGTATTCAGCGGCGGCCAGGACAGCACTACCTGTTTATTCTGGGCGATGGAGCGGTTTCAGCCGGTGACAGCCATTACCTTTAACTATAATCAGCGTCACAAGGCTGAAATAGAGTGCGCTCAAGAGATTTGCCGCGATTTAGGGGTAGAACAGACCATTCTGGATATGGCTTTATTAAACCAGTTAACGGCTAACGCTCTCACTCGCAGCGAAATTGAGGTCAAAGCCGGGGCAGGGGGGACGCTGCCGTCTACCTTTGTTGACGGCAGGAATCTGCTGTTTCTGTCCTTTGCCGCTATAGCCGCCAAACAAAAAGGATTGCGGCATATCATTACCGGGGTGTGCGAGACAGATTTCAGCGGCTATCCGGATTGCCGCGATATGTTTGTAAAGTCCCTGAATGTGACCTTAAATCTGGCGATGGATTATCAGTTTGTCCTGCATACGCCTTTGATGTGGATCAATAAAGCTCAGACCTGGGCTATGGCCGACCAGTTAGGCAGGCTAGAGTATGTACGCAAGAACACTCTGACTTGCTATAATGGAATCATGGGTGACGGCTGCGGTGAGTGTCCTGCCTGCCAATTGCGAAATAAGGGATTAGTACAATACTTGGAACAGAAAGGCAAGTAG
- a CDS encoding 7-carboxy-7-deazaguanine synthase QueE, which translates to MELITYPFVETFAGIQGEGTFMGMGATFIRLAGCNLRCAWCDTTHSFDVDRARRLTVNELLQECSLTQPLVVITGGEPTLYNLQPLVTAIHKLDKRVAIETNGTNPIPAEWDIDWVTASPKPGSNYAINCRPNELKYVVDDRLSVTDIAADRVPPGHVYLQIESCRPESARKAYKMVVEYPELKLRVGIQLHKILGVE; encoded by the coding sequence ATGGAACTCATAACCTATCCTTTTGTGGAGACTTTTGCAGGTATTCAGGGCGAAGGGACCTTCATGGGCATGGGAGCAACGTTCATCCGGCTGGCCGGATGCAATCTTCGCTGCGCCTGGTGCGATACGACCCATTCCTTTGATGTGGACAGGGCCCGCCGGCTCACAGTGAATGAATTGCTGCAGGAATGTTCCCTGACGCAGCCTTTGGTTGTTATAACCGGCGGGGAACCGACGTTATATAACCTGCAGCCTTTAGTGACGGCGATTCATAAGCTGGATAAGCGGGTGGCTATCGAAACCAATGGAACGAATCCGATTCCGGCGGAATGGGATATTGACTGGGTTACGGCATCTCCGAAGCCTGGCAGCAATTACGCTATAAACTGCCGTCCCAATGAGTTGAAGTATGTTGTGGATGACAGGCTGTCAGTAACCGATATCGCGGCGGACCGGGTCCCTCCGGGACATGTTTATTTGCAGATCGAAAGCTGCCGCCCGGAATCAGCCCGTAAGGCATATAAGATGGTTGTGGAATATCCTGAATTAAAGCTGCGTGTCGGTATACAGCTACATAAAATCTTGGGCGTAGAATAA
- the thrS gene encoding threonine--tRNA ligase: MGKVQVILKDGSVREADGGTKLFNVAEAIGRGLAKSALIARVNGRLVDLAASLVEDAKVEFLTFENPEGKDALRHSASHIMAQAVKRLYPGSKLAIGPAIANGFYYDIDSAHTFTPEDLEKIQAEMEEIVKEDLPIERMEVSREEALRLFGEQQESYKEELIRDLPGDSVISLYRQGEFVDLCAGPHVPSTGKVKALKLQNLAGAYWRGDQKNKMLQRIYGTAFEKKAELGEYLNMLEEAAKRDHRKLGRELDLFSIQEEGPGFPFFHPKGMVIRNELENFWRKLHTHYGYHEIKTPIILHQKLWQQSGHWDHYRENMYFTTIDEEGYAVKPMNCPGGMLVYRTQHHSYRDLPLRIAELGLVHRHEISGALHGLMRVRSFTQDDAHIFMLPSQVKDEIQGVIKLFDTVYGVFGLSYHAELSTKPEKAMGSDETWEIATNALKEAMEDFGLPYKINEGDGAFYGPKIDFHLKDSIGRTWQCGTIQLDMQMPEKFDLTYVGEDGQKHRPVMIHRVAYGSIERFIGILIEHFAGAFPAWLAPVQVKILPISDRHLDYALKLAGKMQEKEIRAEVDARNEKIGYKIREGQVEKVPYLLVVGDKEAETGQVAVRKRSQGELGAMEVDRFIEQLLNEIKTKQQ; this comes from the coding sequence ATGGGTAAAGTACAGGTTATTTTGAAAGACGGATCTGTCCGGGAGGCAGATGGGGGAACGAAATTGTTCAACGTGGCGGAAGCGATTGGCAGAGGTTTGGCCAAAAGCGCTTTGATCGCCAGGGTAAACGGGCGTTTGGTTGATTTGGCCGCGTCTCTGGTGGAAGATGCCAAAGTGGAGTTTTTGACTTTTGAAAATCCGGAAGGCAAAGATGCCTTACGTCACAGCGCCTCCCACATTATGGCCCAGGCGGTGAAACGTCTGTATCCGGGATCTAAACTGGCCATTGGTCCGGCTATTGCCAATGGATTTTACTATGATATTGATTCGGCTCATACCTTTACGCCGGAGGACCTGGAGAAAATTCAGGCCGAAATGGAAGAAATCGTGAAGGAAGATCTGCCGATTGAGCGGATGGAAGTCAGCCGCGAAGAGGCCTTGCGCCTGTTTGGCGAACAGCAGGAAAGCTACAAAGAAGAATTGATTCGAGATCTGCCGGGGGATTCGGTCATTTCTCTGTATCGCCAGGGAGAATTCGTTGACTTGTGCGCCGGACCTCATGTTCCTTCTACCGGTAAAGTGAAGGCTCTGAAACTTCAGAATCTGGCCGGAGCCTACTGGCGAGGCGATCAAAAAAATAAAATGCTGCAGCGGATCTATGGGACGGCTTTTGAAAAGAAAGCGGAACTGGGTGAATATCTGAATATGCTGGAAGAAGCGGCGAAACGGGACCATCGCAAGCTGGGCCGTGAATTGGACCTATTCAGTATTCAGGAGGAAGGCCCGGGATTCCCTTTTTTCCATCCCAAGGGAATGGTGATCCGCAATGAACTGGAAAATTTTTGGCGTAAACTACACACTCATTACGGCTATCACGAAATCAAAACCCCGATTATCCTGCATCAAAAACTGTGGCAACAGTCCGGTCACTGGGATCATTACCGGGAAAACATGTATTTTACCACCATTGATGAAGAAGGCTATGCGGTGAAGCCAATGAACTGTCCCGGCGGCATGTTGGTCTACCGCACGCAGCATCATAGTTATCGGGACCTGCCTTTGCGAATCGCCGAACTAGGGTTGGTGCACCGTCACGAGATATCCGGCGCTCTGCACGGCCTGATGCGGGTAAGGAGCTTTACGCAGGATGATGCTCATATTTTCATGCTGCCGTCCCAGGTCAAAGATGAAATTCAGGGCGTTATTAAGCTGTTTGATACCGTTTATGGCGTCTTTGGCTTATCTTATCACGCCGAATTGAGTACAAAGCCGGAAAAGGCCATGGGGTCGGATGAAACCTGGGAGATCGCCACCAACGCTTTGAAAGAAGCTATGGAGGACTTTGGCCTGCCCTATAAGATTAATGAAGGAGACGGCGCTTTCTATGGCCCGAAAATTGATTTTCATTTGAAAGACTCTATCGGTCGTACCTGGCAGTGTGGAACCATACAGCTGGATATGCAGATGCCGGAAAAATTCGACCTTACCTATGTGGGTGAAGATGGACAAAAACACAGGCCGGTCATGATTCACCGGGTGGCTTACGGCAGTATAGAACGCTTCATCGGTATTCTCATTGAACACTTTGCCGGAGCTTTTCCCGCCTGGCTGGCACCGGTTCAGGTCAAAATCCTGCCAATTTCCGACCGTCATCTGGATTATGCCTTGAAGTTGGCAGGGAAAATGCAGGAAAAAGAAATCCGGGCAGAGGTTGACGCCCGTAATGAGAAAATCGGTTATAAAATTCGTGAAGGCCAGGTAGAGAAAGTGCCTTATTTGTTGGTGGTTGGTGACAAGGAGGCCGAAACCGGCCAGGTTGCCGTGAGAAAACGCAGTCAGGGAGAGCTGGGAGCTATGGAAGTCGACCGGTTCATTGAGCAGCTCCTGAACGAAATCAAAACAAAACAGCAATGA